aatttttaaaaaaagacgaaaacaaatattacgAAGTCTTAAATGTCAAGAAAGACGCCACGGCGAAAGAAATCAGAGATTCGTTTACGAAGTTAATAAGTAAATATCACCCCGATAAgactaaaattaaagagTCAAATTCTGTCTCAAGGATAATTCATAAGGCTTATGTCGTACTAAGCAATCCGAAGAAAAGACAAGAATATGACGACAGtctcaataaaatttacacGCCGAGATTTAGAGTAAGAGAATGGGAATTTACCAATCAGCCTTATGACATATTTAGGAATAATGACTACTCTTATAGGTATGAAGgctataatatatttgagAATGAAGATTAcacaattataaataatattttgtatagAAACTTCTTTAATTATAGAACAAATAGAAGATTGACAAGAGCCAGATGGGATGAACAAGTTtacttaaaattaataatctTTTTGTTACTGagctattttattttgtgtgtttaaaaaacaaaagaaacATGTcgtataataaaaaatttactaaaaaactttgcaaaaatttatatttacaaaatttttgatttgcTTTTTTAACATGCAAAAATTTACTAGAATTGCTTAAATCataaattcaaattattttagatttttcatttttctcgctctttaagttttttacaGTCAAAACACACCCACGTATTTTTAGGAGGAAGTGTAATTCCAGCACATTCAAAATGAAACCATTTCGTCTTACACCTTGTGTCATCACATGCTATCATATTATCATATGCCTTCTGTCTACAGATACAATAATTCTTtcctttttcttttatttttcctgCTTTAACTATCCTATTAATATTGTCTATACTTATTTCTGGAAGAGGCACAAATTCATTGGCTTCAGTCAAAATATCGCCagatttatcaaaaatattctgaataatattttgtagAGTTATAGACGAGTCTATTAACTTCATTCTATGTTTTTggatctttttatttagagtagcaaattctttattatttattacatttcctttataaatcattttaagaattttattgtattttgttgttaatttttttacttttaaatgAAGTCGTCTGTTTCTTCTGACGAAAAGATACACGTCAAGAGGAATTTGCTGgatattttcaataattttatcgtaagaattaaaaatgttcataggggtaaaaaaaaataaacaaaaaaaaaaattttaaatgtcaaaatataattccATTTAAacatgtaaaaaaaaatcatacaTTCAATATtagtgtaaaaataataataaaatcttatagatttattatttttgaaaattatctttttttgtagcTACATGgctttaataaaatcttagGAATCTTCTTCTTACTAAAATCTTCTACTTTTTTAAGCTCAATTAAGACAAAATGTGAATTTGATGTGTCACAACTCAAAACTTTAAACCCAAAAGACTCCAACTGCTTACACAAAAAATTGACACTACTAATTCGACTTTTTACTTCtgctaaataaaaaattccatcaatttttaaaattcttgaCACTTCTAATAATACTTTAGAAATGTAATCCATCATTAAACTTAAACAACAAACTACTACATcaacttttttatcttctaaAGGAACTTTAGAAATATCAGCTTTAGTAATTTCAGAATCAACTGGAAACGAgtcaaaagaaaaaacatttttaaaattttttcgaaTTTTTCCAGATCCACATCCCAAATCggctataaaaaaatctttatttttttccgttatttttttaataattaaatctaGTGGATTACATggccatttttttatttgatactcataatatttaaaatactcTTTCATCTCGTTTTCACTAactttcttatttttatataatttgtcATTTAATAATCTAAATTTACTGCCAAGTAAACGGTTTTCTAATTCTTCTTGAAATTTCATGggtaaaataatttgagCCCAAAATGCTTTGGTTAGAGAAATACAAACCGCGTGAGTTTAATTTAATGGTCGGTCATAacgatattaaaaatatattagaaaaatatgacTTAAACTCTATGCCGCATTTGATTATACATGGACAACAGGGATCGGGAAAGAAGACAATAGCActaaattttattcatcATTTGTTTGGGACAATATCGCAGCCAAATTTGAGAAATACTCAAGTTTCTTTTGGTAGTAAAACGATagatgtaaattttttagagtCTAATGAATACATTGAAATATCACCAGCAGATTACAATTTCcaagataaaataattattcaatcaataataaaagaaatggCGCAGAGTCGACCTGTAATgtcattttttacaaataaaaaaattccatCTATTAAAGTTGTCATTATAACATCTGCAGAAGATCTGACGCAAGAGGCCCAAGCTGCGCTTCGTAGAACAATAGAAGTTTATTCGGAATGTTTTAGAATCATTTTAATATGCTCgcaaatttctaaaattattgaacCAATACGAAGTCGATGCGTATTCGTCAGAGTTAAAGGATATGAAGACAACGAGATAAAGGAAcacttaaaaataatttctgaAACTGAagaatttgttttaaatgaCGACGAgacaaaagaaataattaaatctGCATGTGGTAACATGAGAAAAGCTGTTTGTCTGCTCGAACtattacaatttaaaaaaaatgatgatACATCTAAAAGGCAGAAAATTGATGTCTCTCGTATAAAAGTCGAATGGGAAGTTTTACTTGACGAGATTGTCGCCTCAATTCGTCGTTCACAGAGAAGTGAAACAATGATAGAAGTTcgtaaaaaactttttattttaataaattcttgTATACCGGCGAAATTGATACTAATggaattatataaaagatttatatcAAAGGAATCAGAAATAATTGTCGGTAAAATAGTAGATTTGGCTCTAATCTATGAGGAAAGACTAAAATTGGGTACTAAAGGAATTTATCACCTAGAAGCATTTATTATTGGATGTATGTGTgtctttaataaaacaatgtgataaatttgtttactTTTTGCCATACaacattattaataaaaacttcacgaaaatcttttttatttttctctttgctaaatttttaagttttttttttataatatttctttatacaatttaaaaatgacgGAAATCATTGTTTTCTTGTACATTTATTTGCACAATTATTATCAACTAAAGTATAATTGacaaaaatctttttaatatatgttactgaaaaaaaaatttccctttatatttttttacacattTTTaccaatataattttttgataataaatttttattttatcgtTTTAATAGTTCGTTgcacaattttattttcgtGCCTGTAAAATCTTCAGGAGCTTCAATTCGCATCAAATGCAAAATTGTAGGAGCTACATCAGCAAGTGAATATTCTGAATCTTCATATCCCCAATCTAATTCTTCTCCCGTTATATCAACATTCTTTGGTACAGTAATAATCAGTGGtactttattatttgtatgCCTTTTATTgattacatttttaatttcgtCGTACATGACCTCTGCATTCCCATGATCTGCTGTAATGATCAACACGTAATTCTGTTCTTTacaattttcataaattgaACCAATTTGATCATCAATGAAATCGACTGCTTTTAGTGTAGCTTCATAATCTCCTGTATGACCTACCATGTCAGGTGCTGCAAAATTCGCTACTATAAACTGCTTGtttagttttatatttgatatcaCTTCGTCGGCTATTTCCTTCGAAGACATTTCTGGCGTCGATGCAAAAGAATCTACTTTTTTAgatgaaataatttttctgatctcatttttatgaattttttcaacatttccattaaagaaataagtTACATGAGCATATTTTTCAGTCTCCGCAATGTGCACTTGTTCAACTTCATTGGCTTCTAAAACATCAGCCAACGTGTTTTTAACTGGTTCTTGTTTGTAAATTACATTGTcagttaaatttttttcatattctgtcaatgtaaaaattttataaccttcgtttttaaattttgtagaAATTTGGCGCATTCTGTCAGCTcggaaattaaaaaataatattggTTCatctttttgtattttactTTCCTTGTCAAGTAATGCAGGCTCtatattttcatcattCTTTCCATTTtcatattgattttttatataatcttttatattagtTGAAATATTACCGGAAGTTactgttttataatatttatcaatTCTATCATTATTATTATCGCGATCCATTGCGTAAAATCGCCCACTTACAGAcgatattgtaaaattttttatatctgaacatttttcatttatttcgtcataaaatttcaaaaatacttGTGGCGCGGTA
The DNA window shown above is from Vairimorpha necatrix chromosome 7, complete sequence and carries:
- a CDS encoding DnaJ-like protein, which produces MNYKEEGDKQLSAANYLEYYNAYKKYHHKTQTEKSAQELKYAKKKLELYKELCEFLKKDENKYYEVLNVKKDATAKEIRDSFTKLISKYHPDKTKIKESNSVSRIIHKAYVVLSNPKKRQEYDDSLNKIYTPRFRVREWEFTNQPYDIFRNNDYSYRYEGYNIFENEDYTIINNILYRNFFNYRTNRRLTRARWDEQVYLKLIIFLLLSYFILCV
- a CDS encoding replication factor C subunit 5 (RFC5), translated to MLWLEKYKPREFNLMVGHNDIKNILEKYDLNSMPHLIIHGQQGSGKKTIALNFIHHLFGTISQPNLRNTQVSFGSKTIDVNFLESNEYIEISPADYNFQDKIIIQSIIKEMAQSRPVMSFFTNKKIPSIKVVIITSAEDLTQEAQAALRRTIEVYSECFRIILICSQISKIIEPIRSRCVFVRVKGYEDNEIKEHLKIISETEEFVLNDDETKEIIKSACGNMRKAVCLLELLQFKKNDDTSKRQKIDVSRIKVEWEVLLDEIVASIRRSQRSETMIEVRKKLFILINSCIPAKLILMELYKRFISKESEIIVGKIVDLALIYEERLKLGTKGIYHLEAFIIGCMCVFNKTM
- a CDS encoding ribosomal RNA-processing protein 8 (RRP8) codes for the protein MKFQEELENRLLGSKFRLLNDKLYKNKKVSENEMKEYFKYYEYQIKKWPCNPLDLIIKKITEKNKDFFIADLGCGSGKIRKNFKNVFSFDSFPVDSEITKADISKVPLEDKKVDVVVCCLSLMMDYISKVLLEVSRILKIDGIFYLAEVKSRISSVNFLCKQLESFGFKVLSCDTSNSHFVLIELKKVEDFSKKKIPKILLKPCSYKKR
- a CDS encoding 2,3-bisphosphoglycerate-independent phosphoglycerate mutase, whose product is MKICLIILDGWGHNNKKIPKDPIQNSKCHNMRKLSKKYASYLIHASGKYVGLPEGNMGNSEVGHLTLGSGRIVKQNIILIDEGFATLDIKNKLKNLLLLKLQKLHLIGLVSDGGIHSHISHLIGFLKLLHSEFDEICVHCISDGRDTAPQVFLKFYDEINEKCSDIKNFTISSVSGRFYAMDRDNNNDRIDKYYKTVTSGNISTNIKDYIKNQYENGKNDENIEPALLDKESKIQKDEPILFFNFRADRMRQISTKFKNEGYKIFTLTEYEKNLTDNVIYKQEPVKNTLADVLEANEVEQVHIAETEKYAHVTYFFNGNVEKIHKNEIRKIISSKKVDSFASTPEMSSKEIADEVISNIKLNKQFIVANFAAPDMVGHTGDYEATLKAVDFIDDQIGSIYENCKEQNYVLIITADHGNAEVMYDEIKNVINKRHTNNKVPLIITVPKNVDITGEELDWGYEDSEYSLADVAPTILHLMRIEAPEDFTGTKIKLCNELLKR
- a CDS encoding chromatin modification-related protein YNG2, whose translation is MNIFNSYDKIIENIQQIPLDVYLFVRRNRRLHLKVKKLTTKYNKILKMIYKGNVINNKEFATLNKKIQKHRMKLIDSSITLQNIIQNIFDKSGDILTEANEFVPLPEISIDNINRIVKAGKIKEKGKNYCICRQKAYDNMIACDDTRCKTKWFHFECAGITLPPKNTWVCFDCKKLKEREK